The Mycobacterium seoulense genome has a window encoding:
- a CDS encoding phosphoribosyltransferase, whose translation MRRFIDRTDAGRQLASRVGHLRGQDVVVLGLPRGGVPVAFEVAKALRAPLDVLMVRKLGVPYHRELAFGAVGDGGVRVYSDTVVREARLTHQEMAAVEAQELAELRRRSERFRGARQPIPLLGRIALIVDDGIATGATAKAACQVARAEGASRVVLAVPIAAAETAQQFAQYADEVVCLETPAPYLAVGQGYRHFAQTSDDEVVALLESARNDFGVPAADTDDPPLRDEEIWVPAGSVSVAGHLTIPEHPKGVVVFAHGSGSSRHSPRNRFVAEVLNNAGFATVLFDLLTPEEERNRANVFDIALLAGRLVDVTGWLAGQPDTAALPVGYFGASTGAGAALAAAAHPGVKVAAVVSRGGRPDLAGDALRYVHAPTLLIVGGRDEMVLALNRQAQAAIPVECEVAVVPGATHLFEETGTLAQVAVLAREWFIDHLAHLER comes from the coding sequence ATGAGGCGATTCATCGACCGCACCGACGCGGGACGCCAATTGGCTTCGCGTGTAGGGCATTTGCGCGGCCAAGATGTGGTCGTGCTCGGCCTGCCGCGCGGCGGAGTTCCGGTGGCCTTCGAGGTCGCCAAGGCGCTGCGGGCGCCCCTCGATGTGCTGATGGTCCGCAAGCTGGGAGTGCCTTACCACCGCGAACTCGCCTTCGGCGCCGTCGGAGATGGCGGGGTGCGGGTGTACAGCGACACCGTGGTTCGCGAGGCGCGGCTGACCCACCAGGAGATGGCTGCGGTCGAGGCCCAGGAGCTGGCCGAGCTGCGACGGCGGTCGGAGCGCTTCCGCGGTGCCCGCCAACCGATTCCGCTGCTCGGCCGGATCGCGCTGATCGTCGACGACGGTATCGCGACCGGCGCCACCGCGAAGGCCGCCTGCCAGGTAGCGCGCGCCGAGGGGGCCAGCAGGGTGGTGTTGGCCGTTCCCATCGCGGCAGCCGAGACCGCCCAGCAGTTCGCGCAATACGCCGACGAGGTGGTCTGCCTGGAAACGCCGGCGCCGTATCTCGCCGTCGGCCAGGGATACCGCCACTTCGCTCAGACCTCGGATGACGAGGTGGTTGCCTTGCTCGAGAGCGCCCGAAACGATTTCGGAGTTCCCGCCGCCGACACCGACGATCCCCCGCTGCGCGACGAGGAAATCTGGGTGCCGGCCGGCTCTGTTTCGGTGGCCGGGCACCTGACCATTCCCGAGCACCCGAAGGGCGTCGTGGTATTCGCACACGGCAGCGGCAGCAGCAGGCACAGTCCGCGCAATCGCTTCGTCGCCGAGGTGCTCAACAACGCCGGCTTCGCCACGGTGCTCTTCGACCTCCTCACCCCCGAGGAAGAACGCAACCGCGCCAACGTATTCGACATCGCGCTGCTCGCCGGTCGCCTGGTCGACGTGACGGGCTGGCTGGCCGGCCAGCCCGACACCGCCGCGCTGCCGGTCGGTTACTTCGGTGCCAGCACCGGAGCGGGCGCGGCGCTGGCCGCGGCCGCCCATCCCGGGGTCAAGGTCGCGGCGGTCGTCTCGCGCGGCGGCCGGCCCGATCTGGCCGGCGACGCACTGCGCTACGTGCACGCCCCGACATTGTTGATCGTGGGCGGCCGCGACGAGATGGTGCTGGCGCTCAACCGGCAGGCCCAGGCGGCGATCCCGGTCGAGTGTGAGGTCGCCGTGGTGCCGGGCGCCACCCACCTCTTCGAGGAAACGGGCACCCTCGCGCAAGTGGCTGTGCTCGCGCGCGAGTGGTTCATCGACCACCTCGCGCACCTCGAGCGCTGA
- a CDS encoding DUF1876 domain-containing protein, whose translation MTKSDDGTKQCHVDVLVEERDEKTRAKARLSWAGKTLVGVGLARLDPADPPVATIGDELAIARALSDLANQLFAATSTDIQASTHEPITGLHH comes from the coding sequence ATGACGAAGAGCGACGACGGCACCAAACAATGCCACGTCGACGTGCTGGTCGAAGAGCGCGACGAGAAGACCCGGGCGAAGGCGCGACTGTCCTGGGCGGGCAAGACCCTCGTGGGCGTTGGCCTGGCGCGACTCGACCCGGCCGACCCGCCCGTCGCCACGATCGGCGACGAGCTGGCGATCGCCCGCGCGCTGTCGGACCTGGCGAACCAGCTGTTCGCTGCGACCTCCACCGATATCCAAGCCAGTACGCACGAACCCATTACGGGTCTGCATCACTGA
- a CDS encoding TetR/AcrR family transcriptional regulator, whose amino-acid sequence MSDLPTQTKYLHASRGRRSSPHSGDDREQAILATAERLLQERPLADFSVDDLAKGAGISRPTFYFYFRSKNAVLLSLLDQMNGKAHAALRTLGGISSGDPAELWRARIEAFFEVSGSHPAVAVAGASAKATNPEVRQLWSTLMQRWISLTTAAIKAERGRGAAPDTIPAEQLSVALNMLSERVMAATFTADDEAMPEDRAIDTLLHIWLASIYQR is encoded by the coding sequence GTGTCCGACCTCCCGACACAGACCAAGTACCTGCATGCCTCGCGGGGCCGTCGGTCGTCGCCTCATTCGGGCGACGACCGCGAACAGGCGATTCTCGCCACGGCCGAGCGCCTGCTGCAGGAGCGGCCGCTCGCCGACTTTTCCGTGGACGACCTAGCAAAGGGCGCCGGGATTTCGCGTCCCACCTTCTACTTCTATTTCCGATCCAAGAACGCGGTGTTGCTGTCGCTGCTCGACCAGATGAACGGCAAGGCGCATGCGGCTCTCAGGACGCTCGGGGGCATCTCGTCCGGCGACCCCGCGGAGCTGTGGCGGGCGCGCATCGAGGCGTTCTTCGAGGTGTCGGGCTCTCATCCGGCGGTCGCCGTGGCCGGCGCCTCGGCGAAGGCGACCAACCCCGAGGTGCGGCAGTTGTGGTCCACGCTCATGCAGCGGTGGATCTCGCTGACCACGGCGGCCATCAAGGCCGAACGCGGCCGCGGCGCCGCCCCCGACACCATCCCTGCGGAGCAGCTGTCGGTCGCGCTCAACATGCTCAGCGAGCGGGTGATGGCCGCGACGTTCACCGCCGACGACGAGGCGATGCCGGAGGACCGGGCGATCGACACGTTGCTGCACATCTGGCTGGCCAGCATTTATCAGCGCTGA
- the pcaG gene encoding protocatechuate 3,4-dioxygenase subunit alpha → MTECMCTPGQTVGPFLDLGLPYPGDSALAGDDDPRAVRLHGTVYDGAGEGVPDGLVELWQPDGAGRVPRQAGSLRRDATTFTGWGRCATDAAGHYGFTTVAPGAASAGRPPFFALTVFARGLLDRLFTRAYLPGGDTGADPLLASLDAERRATLLCVTQSDCRDYRFDIHLQGPRETVFLAYRGGGR, encoded by the coding sequence ATGACTGAATGTATGTGCACCCCAGGGCAAACGGTCGGGCCATTCCTCGACCTCGGGTTGCCGTATCCAGGGGACAGCGCGCTGGCCGGCGATGACGATCCGCGCGCCGTGCGCCTGCACGGCACGGTCTACGACGGCGCCGGCGAAGGCGTACCGGACGGCCTGGTCGAGCTGTGGCAACCCGACGGCGCCGGCCGCGTCCCGCGGCAGGCCGGTTCGCTGCGCCGAGATGCCACAACGTTCACGGGGTGGGGGCGGTGTGCGACCGACGCCGCGGGTCATTACGGCTTCACCACCGTGGCGCCCGGTGCGGCGAGCGCCGGGCGGCCGCCGTTCTTCGCCCTCACCGTGTTCGCGCGGGGCCTGCTGGACCGGCTGTTCACCCGCGCCTACCTGCCCGGCGGCGACACGGGCGCCGACCCGCTGCTGGCGAGCCTGGACGCCGAGCGCCGCGCCACCCTGCTGTGCGTCACCCAAAGCGATTGCCGGGATTATCGTTTCGACATCCACCTGCAGGGTCCGCGCGAGACCGTGTTCCTGGCGTACCGGGGCGGTGGGCGATGA
- a CDS encoding AMP-dependent synthetase/ligase encodes MKASLASMERPDFRKIENRAPSVAQMFVNRVAATPQAEAFRYPQDHTWASVTWQQVGERVNNLAAGLISLGIAHEDRVALASATRYEWVLVDFAIMCAGAATTTVYPTTNATDVAYIVANSGSRVVVAENQTQLDKLLEHRAELPDVSKVVMIDGNGDGDWVISLADLDLLGKQLLADSPDAVNERIAAVGPDQLASLIYTSGTTGRPKGVRLTHGAWTYTAAAIDSLGILGPDDLNFLWLPLAHAFGKVMLALPLQIGFPTAIDGRVERIIDNLAALRPTIMGAAPRIFEKAHARIQDMVAEQGRVKKMIFDWAIGVGLKVSQARQAGKKPSLVSSLSYKVADRLVFTTIRERFGGRLRFFVSAAAALDRDVAQWFDAVGIIVLEGYGLTETAAASFINRPHAYRFGTVGRPFPATDVKIADDGEILLRGPGLMTAYHDLPDATAEALDGDGWFHTGDIGQIDPDGFLRITDRKKDMFKTSQGKYVAPSAIDARFKGRCPYVSEIVVYGEGKPYCVALVSLDTEAITDWADKNGLAGKSFAEIARDVKTHELIAGYIDALNDELNRWEQIKKFTIADREFSIESGDLTPSMKLRRKVVIEKFADSLDALYG; translated from the coding sequence ATGAAAGCATCACTCGCCTCGATGGAGAGGCCCGATTTCCGCAAGATCGAGAACCGCGCGCCCTCGGTCGCGCAGATGTTCGTCAACCGGGTCGCCGCCACCCCGCAGGCGGAGGCGTTTCGCTACCCACAAGACCACACCTGGGCGAGCGTGACCTGGCAGCAAGTCGGCGAACGCGTCAACAACCTCGCCGCGGGCCTGATCTCGCTGGGGATCGCGCATGAGGATCGGGTCGCGCTCGCGTCCGCGACGCGTTACGAGTGGGTGCTCGTCGATTTCGCGATCATGTGCGCGGGCGCCGCGACCACCACGGTGTACCCGACGACCAACGCGACCGACGTCGCCTACATCGTCGCCAACTCGGGCAGCCGGGTGGTGGTCGCCGAAAACCAGACTCAGCTGGACAAGCTGCTCGAGCACAGGGCCGAACTGCCCGATGTGAGCAAGGTCGTCATGATCGACGGCAACGGCGACGGCGACTGGGTGATCTCCCTTGCCGATCTGGACCTGCTGGGCAAGCAACTGCTCGCGGACTCGCCCGACGCCGTCAACGAGCGCATCGCCGCCGTCGGCCCCGACCAGCTGGCCAGCCTCATCTACACCTCGGGGACCACCGGGCGTCCCAAAGGTGTGCGGTTGACGCACGGGGCGTGGACCTACACCGCGGCGGCCATCGATTCGCTGGGCATCCTCGGCCCCGACGACCTGAACTTCCTCTGGCTGCCGCTGGCGCACGCGTTCGGCAAGGTGATGCTCGCGTTGCCCCTGCAGATCGGCTTCCCCACCGCCATCGACGGCCGCGTGGAGAGGATCATCGACAACCTCGCGGCGCTGCGGCCGACCATCATGGGAGCGGCACCGCGCATCTTCGAGAAGGCGCACGCGCGCATCCAGGACATGGTCGCCGAGCAGGGCCGGGTCAAAAAAATGATCTTCGATTGGGCAATCGGGGTCGGTTTGAAGGTGTCGCAGGCCCGGCAGGCCGGCAAGAAGCCCTCGTTGGTGTCGTCACTGTCCTACAAGGTCGCCGACCGCCTGGTGTTCACCACGATCCGGGAGCGGTTCGGCGGACGCCTGCGGTTCTTCGTCTCCGCGGCCGCGGCCCTCGACCGCGACGTCGCGCAATGGTTCGACGCGGTCGGCATCATCGTGCTCGAGGGCTACGGGCTGACCGAGACGGCCGCCGCGTCGTTCATCAACCGCCCCCACGCGTACCGGTTCGGGACGGTCGGCCGGCCGTTCCCCGCCACCGATGTGAAGATCGCCGACGACGGCGAGATCCTGCTCAGGGGGCCGGGTCTGATGACCGCCTACCACGACCTGCCGGACGCCACCGCCGAGGCACTCGACGGGGACGGGTGGTTCCACACGGGCGACATCGGACAAATCGACCCCGACGGGTTCCTGCGGATCACCGACCGCAAGAAGGACATGTTCAAGACCTCGCAAGGCAAATACGTGGCGCCCTCAGCGATCGACGCGCGGTTCAAGGGCCGTTGCCCGTACGTGAGCGAGATCGTCGTCTATGGGGAGGGCAAGCCCTACTGTGTCGCCCTGGTCAGCCTCGACACCGAGGCGATCACCGACTGGGCCGACAAGAACGGTCTGGCGGGCAAGTCGTTCGCCGAGATCGCGCGTGACGTCAAGACACACGAGCTGATCGCCGGATACATCGACGCCCTGAACGACGAACTGAACCGCTGGGAACAGATCAAGAAGTTCACCATCGCCGACCGCGAATTCAGCATCGAGTCGGGCGATCTGACGCCCAGCATGAAGCTGCGCCGCAAAGTGGTGATCGAAAAATTCGCCGACAGTCTCGACGCCCTGTACGGGTGA
- a CDS encoding YncE family protein translates to MERRTGGSVIARVTLDDRLHDLTANPGNSVAYAALSDSVAFIGSHHEVLCVIPAGGHPRALTIGADGSRLYTVNHGDSVSVIDISDHRVGVIPGACCVQQVDTPDGALIYAAGNATNRGRVWVLGEGTAAGVAVAGFDGRSVTGFAADSQRRRLYVGLCRRSDYHHQYDAGSLAVIDTATDVVIRTVGLIGAPDTITVGGSMVYATHYDHSCVSAIDLSSFDVTLIRLGDSPIEAQITPDGLQAYVISSGSLSVIDTVAGEAERIPVGDLPRCVRISPSGKYAYVSHFGAGSVSIVDTIAQCVTDTIDVDGHPEALAVSADGDRLYVGDYWSGTVTVLSVQP, encoded by the coding sequence GTGGAACGACGAACCGGGGGATCCGTCATCGCACGGGTGACACTCGACGACCGGCTGCACGACCTCACTGCCAACCCGGGCAATTCGGTTGCCTACGCGGCGCTGAGTGACTCGGTCGCGTTCATCGGGAGCCATCACGAGGTCCTGTGCGTGATCCCGGCCGGCGGGCATCCGAGGGCTCTGACCATCGGCGCCGACGGAAGCCGGCTGTACACCGTCAACCACGGCGACTCGGTCTCGGTGATCGACATATCCGACCACCGCGTTGGGGTCATTCCCGGCGCGTGCTGCGTCCAGCAGGTCGACACCCCGGACGGGGCACTGATCTACGCAGCGGGCAATGCCACGAATCGTGGGCGAGTGTGGGTGCTCGGTGAGGGGACCGCCGCCGGCGTCGCCGTGGCCGGGTTCGACGGCCGCTCCGTCACCGGCTTCGCGGCAGACTCGCAACGCCGACGCTTGTACGTGGGGCTGTGCCGGCGCAGCGATTACCACCACCAGTACGACGCCGGTTCGCTCGCCGTCATCGACACCGCAACAGATGTGGTGATCCGTACCGTCGGCCTGATCGGCGCGCCCGACACCATCACCGTCGGCGGATCGATGGTGTACGCGACCCATTACGACCATTCCTGCGTCTCGGCGATCGACCTGTCGTCCTTTGACGTCACGTTAATCCGCTTGGGCGACAGTCCGATTGAGGCGCAAATCACGCCAGACGGCTTACAGGCGTATGTGATAAGCAGCGGTTCGTTGTCGGTGATCGACACCGTCGCCGGCGAAGCGGAGCGAATCCCGGTCGGGGACCTGCCGCGCTGCGTGCGGATCAGTCCGAGCGGCAAATACGCCTACGTGAGCCACTTCGGGGCAGGCAGTGTGTCGATCGTCGACACCATCGCCCAATGCGTGACCGACACCATCGACGTCGACGGTCATCCCGAAGCGCTGGCGGTGAGCGCCGACGGCGACCGGCTCTACGTCGGCGACTACTGGTCGGGAACCGTCACCGTCCTGTCGGTCCAGCCTTAG
- a CDS encoding Rv2629 family ribosome hibernation factor encodes MHSDRLKGLAKAQGPFASVYFDDSHDTLDAAEQLEVKWGDIRRQLEDMGAGAKLLGTLEQAVLHHRPAVGRRGRAVIATSDQVLVNEHLVAPPPATAVRLSDYPYVVPLIGMQVQHPTYVFAAVDHAGADISLHQGGAVTAKTVDGGGYPVHKPVSAGWNGYGDLQHTTEEAIRMNCRAVADELTRLVDEANPEVVFLCGQVRSLADVTAELPERVAARVAQLHAAARKTGIDPNEIGELTAAEFERRRSAEITSAVERFEAEQGRGSGLAAGGLAAVCAALRDGNVDTLIVGDLGDATVVTGKELTTIAPDADALSELGEPVERVTRADEALPFCAIAVGASLVRADNRIAPEAGAGALLRYVATDRLAGRRS; translated from the coding sequence ATGCACTCAGATCGCCTCAAGGGGCTGGCGAAGGCGCAAGGCCCCTTCGCCTCGGTGTACTTCGACGACTCACACGACACTTTGGACGCCGCCGAGCAGCTCGAAGTGAAATGGGGCGACATCCGCAGGCAACTCGAGGATATGGGCGCCGGCGCGAAGCTCCTGGGCACGCTCGAGCAGGCCGTGCTGCACCATCGGCCCGCCGTCGGTCGGCGGGGCCGCGCCGTGATCGCGACGAGCGATCAAGTGCTGGTCAACGAGCACCTGGTCGCCCCACCGCCGGCCACGGCGGTGCGCCTTTCGGATTACCCGTATGTCGTGCCGTTGATCGGCATGCAGGTGCAGCACCCGACGTACGTGTTCGCCGCGGTCGATCACGCCGGGGCGGACATCAGCCTCCATCAGGGGGGCGCCGTCACCGCGAAGACCGTGGACGGCGGCGGCTACCCCGTGCATAAGCCGGTCTCGGCCGGTTGGAACGGGTATGGCGACCTCCAGCACACCACCGAGGAGGCGATCCGGATGAACTGCCGCGCGGTCGCAGACGAGCTCACCCGGCTGGTGGACGAGGCGAACCCCGAGGTGGTGTTCCTGTGCGGGCAGGTGCGTTCGCTCGCGGATGTGACGGCCGAGCTTCCGGAGCGGGTGGCCGCACGGGTCGCGCAGCTGCACGCCGCCGCCCGCAAGACCGGTATCGACCCGAACGAGATCGGCGAACTGACCGCCGCGGAGTTCGAACGCCGTCGAAGCGCCGAAATAACCAGTGCCGTCGAGCGATTCGAAGCGGAGCAGGGCCGCGGTTCCGGGCTGGCAGCCGGCGGCCTGGCCGCCGTGTGTGCGGCGCTGCGCGACGGGAACGTCGACACGCTGATCGTCGGCGACCTGGGCGACGCCACCGTGGTTACCGGAAAGGAGCTGACCACGATCGCTCCCGATGCCGATGCCCTGTCCGAGCTGGGCGAACCGGTGGAACGGGTGACCCGGGCCGACGAGGCGTTGCCGTTCTGCGCGATCGCGGTCGGCGCCTCCTTGGTGCGGGCCGACAACCGGATCGCGCCCGAGGCCGGGGCCGGCGCGTTGCTGCGGTATGTCGCGACCGACAGGCTCGCCGGTCGCCGATCCTAG
- a CDS encoding ribosome hibernation promotion factor codes for MRQRPDLPAALDVQITTHGQLPGAEDYARTKIGELGHLTHEPVLHAHVRLSEHGDPAVARRVVAQASLDVNGRPVRAQVEGVTAREAIDRLEARLRRQLERAAEHWEAKRGGVPRRGPHEWRHETEPTHRPKYFPRPESERRIMRHKSYSLPTCTVEQAAQEMEQLDYDFHLFTEQGTRQDSVLYREGPAGYRLAQVNPAGTDELAPSGLRLTISAQPAPRLDVEQAIERIGLLGLPFLFFVDTARDRGSVLYHRYDGHYGLIAPAS; via the coding sequence ATGAGACAACGCCCCGATTTACCGGCCGCCCTCGATGTCCAGATAACGACACACGGTCAATTGCCCGGCGCCGAGGATTACGCACGGACGAAGATCGGTGAGCTCGGACACCTCACCCACGAGCCGGTGCTGCACGCCCACGTCAGGTTGAGCGAGCACGGCGACCCGGCGGTGGCTCGCCGGGTGGTCGCACAGGCCAGCCTCGACGTCAACGGCCGCCCGGTGCGTGCGCAGGTCGAAGGCGTCACCGCGCGGGAGGCGATCGACCGACTCGAGGCGCGACTGCGTCGCCAACTGGAGCGCGCCGCCGAACACTGGGAAGCCAAACGAGGCGGCGTGCCCCGCCGCGGTCCGCATGAATGGCGGCACGAAACCGAGCCGACGCACCGGCCGAAGTACTTCCCGCGGCCGGAAAGCGAACGCCGAATCATGCGGCACAAGTCGTACAGCCTGCCGACCTGCACGGTGGAGCAGGCCGCGCAGGAGATGGAACAGCTCGACTACGACTTCCACCTCTTCACCGAGCAGGGCACGCGGCAGGACAGCGTGCTCTATCGCGAAGGTCCGGCCGGATACCGCCTGGCGCAAGTCAATCCGGCTGGCACGGACGAGCTGGCGCCGTCCGGGTTGCGCCTGACGATCAGTGCCCAGCCGGCACCGCGGCTGGACGTCGAGCAGGCCATCGAGCGGATCGGCTTGCTCGGGCTGCCATTCCTGTTCTTCGTAGACACCGCCCGTGACCGTGGCAGCGTGCTCTATCACCGCTACGACGGACACTACGGGCTGATCGCACCGGCAAGCTGA
- a CDS encoding lyase family protein → MTNLLWPGDHRARDHMTDRALLESMVAVESAWLDALVAGGLAPPECAGADLPMLLTANDCEALAAAAEDGGNPVIGLVGLLRQRAAPAVAPWIHRGLTSQDVLDTGLMLGVREVVGELTAQLRGQASTLSELATLHRVTPMVARTLTQHAAPTTFGAKVAGWLNGVVDAFEGLAAVVCPIQIGGAAGTLAASTELAALLTGGADPAATAASLTYSTATSLGLAPRSPWHTARMPVTAAADAFVGCTDSWGRIASDVLTLGRPEIGELSEPGGEHRGGSSSMPHKRNPVLSILIRRAALSAPQLAATLHTAAALANDERPDGAWHAEWDTLRTLARRAVVAGSQCGELLAGLAVHAERMSVNLDAADVLGEQEAIAELAGQPPSPTYLGAVDRLIDASVDRARRALAQR, encoded by the coding sequence ATGACCAACCTGTTGTGGCCCGGAGACCATCGGGCCCGAGACCACATGACGGATCGGGCCCTGCTGGAATCGATGGTCGCGGTGGAGTCCGCCTGGCTGGATGCCCTCGTCGCCGGGGGCCTGGCCCCACCCGAGTGCGCCGGGGCGGACCTGCCAATGCTGTTGACCGCCAACGACTGCGAAGCCCTGGCGGCCGCCGCCGAGGACGGCGGCAACCCGGTCATCGGCCTCGTCGGCCTGCTGCGGCAGCGGGCCGCGCCGGCTGTTGCGCCGTGGATCCATCGCGGTCTCACCAGCCAGGACGTCCTGGACACCGGCCTGATGCTGGGCGTGCGGGAGGTCGTGGGGGAGCTGACCGCACAGCTTCGGGGCCAGGCATCGACGCTGAGCGAGCTCGCCACCCTGCACCGGGTGACGCCGATGGTGGCGCGCACCCTGACCCAGCACGCGGCGCCCACCACGTTCGGGGCGAAGGTGGCCGGCTGGCTGAACGGCGTCGTCGATGCCTTCGAGGGGTTGGCTGCGGTGGTCTGCCCCATCCAGATCGGGGGGGCCGCCGGGACATTGGCCGCCAGCACGGAGTTGGCGGCGCTGCTCACCGGCGGCGCCGACCCCGCCGCGACCGCGGCTAGCCTAACGTACAGCACTGCAACGTCTTTGGGCTTGGCGCCCCGATCGCCCTGGCACACGGCGCGGATGCCGGTCACCGCGGCCGCCGACGCGTTTGTCGGCTGCACCGACTCCTGGGGCCGGATCGCCTCCGACGTCCTCACCCTGGGCCGCCCGGAGATCGGCGAACTGAGCGAACCGGGCGGCGAGCATCGCGGGGGTTCGTCGTCGATGCCACACAAACGAAACCCGGTGTTGTCCATCCTCATTCGCCGGGCCGCCCTGTCCGCGCCGCAGCTGGCGGCGACCCTGCACACGGCCGCGGCGCTGGCCAATGACGAGCGGCCCGACGGGGCCTGGCACGCCGAATGGGACACGTTGCGCACGCTGGCACGGCGCGCCGTCGTCGCCGGATCCCAATGCGGCGAGCTGCTCGCGGGCTTGGCGGTGCACGCCGAGCGAATGTCGGTGAACCTCGACGCGGCGGACGTTCTGGGCGAACAGGAAGCGATCGCCGAGCTGGCGGGGCAGCCACCGTCGCCGACCTACCTCGGTGCGGTCGACCGACTGATCGACGCGAGCGTGGATCGCGCCCGGCGGGCGCTCGCTCAGCGCTGA
- the pcaH gene encoding protocatechuate 3,4-dioxygenase subunit beta — translation MSPDRVASQGDITAEIAAIAARYRGREARPRLDYPPYRATILRHPEHALVPVDPEEVERWAPCFGHHEVDPLDADLTAGHPGQPLGERVIVAGRVVDGSGRPVAGQLLEVWQANAGGRYRHQRDQHPAPLDPNFTGAGRCLTGPDGSYRFVTIKPGPYPWRNHHNAWRPAHIHFSVFGAAFPERLVTQMYFPGDPLFDLDPIFQSVLDPAARRRLIARYDHDLTEPQYATGYRWDIVLSGAARTPLEDDDD, via the coding sequence ATGAGCCCCGACCGTGTCGCGTCTCAGGGTGACATCACGGCCGAGATCGCCGCCATCGCAGCCCGATACCGGGGGCGCGAAGCCCGGCCCCGGCTGGACTACCCGCCCTACCGCGCCACCATCCTGCGCCATCCCGAACACGCGCTGGTGCCGGTCGATCCCGAGGAGGTCGAACGCTGGGCGCCGTGCTTCGGCCACCACGAGGTCGACCCGCTCGACGCCGACCTGACGGCCGGCCATCCGGGCCAGCCGCTGGGGGAACGTGTCATCGTCGCCGGCCGGGTGGTCGACGGATCGGGCAGGCCCGTGGCCGGCCAGCTCCTCGAGGTCTGGCAAGCCAACGCCGGCGGCCGCTACCGCCACCAGCGCGACCAGCACCCCGCCCCGCTCGACCCCAACTTCACCGGCGCGGGCCGGTGCCTGACCGGGCCGGACGGCTCGTACCGGTTCGTGACCATCAAGCCCGGCCCGTATCCGTGGCGCAATCACCACAACGCGTGGCGCCCTGCGCACATCCACTTCTCCGTCTTCGGGGCGGCTTTCCCCGAGCGCCTGGTCACTCAGATGTACTTCCCGGGCGACCCGTTGTTCGATTTGGACCCGATCTTTCAGTCGGTCCTGGACCCCGCCGCGCGCCGACGGCTGATCGCCCGCTACGACCACGACCTCACCGAGCCGCAGTACGCGACCGGGTATCGGTGGGACATCGTGCTGTCCGGTGCCGCCCGAACTCCGCTCGAGGACGACGATGACTGA